A stretch of DNA from Actinomycetota bacterium:
GAACCTCTTTCTCCATATGTTCAAAGCGGCGACGAAATTTATTGGCCACCCTTCTCAAGGCACTTTCTGGATCGATGTCCAGATGGCGTGCCACATTGACCACGGTGAACAAAAGGTCTCCCATTTCGTCCTCCAAATCCCCTTTCCCAGCCAGAGCCGCCTTTAGTTCCCCAACTTCCTCTTCCAACTTATTTATGATATCTTCTTTCCTGGTCCAATCGAAGCCAACCAATGCAGCCTTTCCCTGGAGCTTGAGGGCATAAAGAAGCGCCGGTAATGACCTTGGGATATCCGCCAGGAGGGATTCTTTCTCACTTTCTTTTTCCTTGATCTCCTCCCAATGAGCGATCACTTCCCGCGAAGATGTCACCTTAACATCGGCAAAGATATGAGGATGGCGTCTTATGAGCTTCGAGACGATATCCTCC
This window harbors:
- the mazG gene encoding nucleoside triphosphate pyrophosphohydrolase; translated protein: MKDNYTFEELVEIMSKLRGPSGCPWDKEQTHRSLKRHLIEEAYETIEAIDREDFTHLKEELGDLLLQIVFHAQIASEEEKFTIEDVLEDIVSKLIRRHPHIFADVKVTSSREVIAHWEEIKEKESEKESLLADIPRSLPALLYALKLQGKAALVGFDWTRKEDIINKLEEEVGELKAALAGKGDLEDEMGDLLFTVVNVARHLDIDPESALRRVANKFRRRFEHMEKEVRIKDKNLKDFSLREQDELWEEAKKKLEK